The genomic stretch AAGTGTATGACTTTGTCGTTGCTCATTGGAAGCCTAACACTGATTTCGACGAGTTGTGCAAGgaaattcttgaagctACCAAGGAGTTCCCTGACATTAATGGGATTAAGTTCATGATCAATTTAATATTCCAAACATATGCCTACATTGGATCTAGATCCATCTATTCGGTTGTGAGTATCTTATCTCGTGACgtcaacaaattgaagtaCTTGAGTGGCTCTCCTATTGAATATACTGAGCAGGAGCCTAAATTTGAGGAGCAAGAGatttctccagaagaaatcacTGACAGACAAAACTGGATCATTGAATCCATTTTCAGAGTGTGGATTCATCAACCACAAGAAGTATTCTTGATTCTTGAATATTTGATTGAATTTGGAATCTTGAAGCCGGAGAACTTGGTCTTGAAGACCTTAGATCTTGAGAATAACTTGATTCTCGAGAATGTTTCTTGTATGGAGTCCATGAACAGGGTGTTGTTTAACAGTTCTATTGCCACGGACAAAGGCGACTCATTCAAAAAATTGATTTTGCTACTTTTCAATGCGATTACACGCAACTTGAATGCCATCTCTGGTGagcttcaagaagataaaaatgaaatcatcaagaTTACAAAGGATATCGAAGATCCGGAAGCATTGGAAGTATCGAAAAGAATCGACCAGGAATGGCTCTTCTACGAGTACAAGGGCCTTTTGAAGTCGTATTTCAGAAGGTATATCAAGAACCTGGAAATTGACTACTTGAGCGATATCAGGGAGATTTTCGACACCATCGAGAATGTTCCTGCCAAGGACGATATGTTGCAGTGGCTCGATGAAGTCAGCCCATAGACTGTGTATTTCACAAACAGAATACAAACTAAAAGTTGTTAGTGAACTGTAAGATGTGTAAAATAAGAGACTGGTAATCGAAAGGAGTGATAAAACTAGAAGTTGTAGAGCAAAAAAGGTGTATAGGTCGCTTTCTGTACTATAAAAATAAACgctttttgatttttcgCAGTCGCAGCACAGCGCAATTCTTACGCATTGTCTCATGACTAAAAGTCTGGTTATATAAGCGCATTGAAAATTGGCATATTTGACAGGATTTTATAATGTATTTCTTCTTAGAACATATAAAGACATTCAGTATATAGAAATGACAGACCATCTTACCGACACCTCGTTGGCGATCGAGACTGATCATCTCACCTACAAATTTGCCGGAACCAGCAAGATCGGTTTGGAAGACATCACTCTCCAGATTCCCTGGGGAAGTACCAATTTGATAGTGGGGCCCAACGGAGCTGGAAAGTCGACTTTGCTTAAGATCTTGGCTGGAAAGACATTAATCAAAAAGGGCTCGTTGAAAATCGGAGGATTTGACCCTTTTGAATTTAGAATCGACAGAAACGAGCAACACAATTCTGACATTAACAACTATATCACCTATTTAGGAACCGAATGGGCAGCTAATTCTGTGGTTAAAAGGGACATCCCTGTCAACTTATTGATCTCTTCGATTGGAGGTGAAAGCTATAGCGAGAGAAGAGACGAATTGCTTGATATTCTCGACATTGATCCTGATTGGTCGATGTTGAGAATCAGTGATGGTGAACGTAGAAGAGTTCAGATAGCCATGGGATTGGTGAAGCCATGGAAGCTTTTACTTCTTGACGAAGTCACAATTGATTTGGATGTGATTGTGAGGCAGAGATTGCtagagttcttgaagaaggagtgtgttgaaagaagatgCTGTGTAGTCTATGCAACTCATATCTTCGATGGGTTGGGCAAAAAATGGTGCGACAGAATCATTCATCTCGATGCTGGAATCAAGGTTGATGACtttgagattgaaaaggTTCGTTTCGTCAACAACcaggaagaaaaagtctCGTTCGAGGACGATACAGTAAGAGTCCAATACGTGGAATCGTTGCATCCATTGGCCGTATATTGGTTACAGCGTGATTTAGATGCGAGAGGCTCAagagaggaagaaaagatcaaaatgAAACAGAGACACAATGATTGGAACAATGCTCGTGATGGCAAATACTTTGATGCTGACGAAAGTCAGTTGGCCAAATACTTTAGGGCTACGAGAAACATATGAAGCACGGGATAGATCTCGGATAGACTATGATTCGTATATAATATGATATATATCTGGTTATTCTTGTTAAATTAGAATAATATATGATACAGTTAATGCTAGGTGGTCGTATAGACATTATGTTATGAATATACATTATACCAAGTATACTTCTCCTTTCACATGATCATTACAATCATtatgaattgaatataGTTTACTTTATAGATGTTAGATGATGGGAATGCAATTGATTGGATGACGAAACTACAATGGTGGTTGTTCTTCAGCAAACTTcatttcaagttcaagaaaacgcaccaattcttcgtttctCTTTAACTGTTCAGCAAGAGCCCAGCTCTGGTACTTTGCTTCTAGAAGCTCATTAGATCCGAATTCAAGATACCGTATTTGAGAAGCGGGACGGTCGAGTTTTCTTCTAAGAACAACGTGGTCGTTCATAGATGCAGCCAACGGCGTTGTGGGACCCCTTTTGCGATGCTGAAGGTCAGATTTAGCAGATTTGAGTTGGTTTTCAATGGAGTTGGTATTCTCGATCTCGCGCGTATTGTCTAGAAGTGGCTGGTTTTCAACGTCTTCTATAATTGGCAAATCGTGGCTCCGGTTAAATGATTCGTTCATGATGATATATGTATTAGGAAGTGAGTTATGATCAAGaatgttcaagaatttgttCACTAGTTAACAAGAATGTACTTTAGATGTAAACAAAAGTTACTTCTACTGTTTACAGGACTGTATGCGATTCAAGGTGAAAACCAACAGAAATGGTCACATGTCGCATGTCACCTGAACGCATCGGGCTCCAGTCTTCGGTGACCATGTCTTCATGAGCCGGTAACGTGGCGTCGGTTCGGTAAGCCACtagagaagttgttgaggGCGGTGGAAGCAGTAGATGACCCTCGCGGCTGAAGCATATGAAATTTTGCAAGAATTCTCGAGAGCCGGTGGACTTCTGGAGATGGGCCATCCGCAGCCGAGATCACTAAATTCCAATACTCAGCCTAGAAAATACGTCGTGAGATCGTTGGGCGCGATGAGttcgatgaagacgaaagTTGAGGAGCAAATGCCAGAGGCAAGCCAGAAAAGATTGAGCCTACTGGTTGCGGATAcggtagaagaagtaggAACATCTTGTGTGTTGTAAGCTTGTGTTGTAAGTGCTGACGTCTGTAGAGCTTTTGAGTTAGTGTAGTTTTTAGGTTCTCCGGAGCGAACGGCAATGTAGGCGGACTTCAAATTAGCGAGAATCCAGTCACTTCTCGAAGAGCGCAAGCACGATAACGCGGCCCTGGAAAATCACACAGAAACAGGGAGCTAGCAAAAAATTAGTAGCGATATACTAGACATACTAGGCTAGGCATTTAAGCTGTTCAGCAACCTCTTACTGACGCGTGGCAGCTAACTTCATCTCTTGTAATTGCAAATACAGTAGTCATGGCCAGAATTAATTTTCACAGTCGGCTCGATCCAATCTGTTCCACCGCGTGAGCCATTGTCGCTAATTATTCGAGAATTTAAGAAGATCCTTCCACGGCGATGAACTAATAATGAAGTAGGGTTATCACCGAGCATAGCCTGATCAAAACTCGCATTTCTTCCCCACCATATCGCTGTCCATAACCAAGTCCATCTCAGTTGACGGCCATAAACATTTGCACCATCACGTCCATCACCAAAATCACGTtcacttcatcttcgtatatatttgtagaattcatTCCAGTCCATTGTGAttattttcactttcttgaGTCTCACTGATTTCATCTCGCGCATTAGCCCGCATTCATCTCATCCTCGCTATTGTTCTCGCTATACTGCACCAACCAGTCGCACTATATTCTGCTTAGCTGAGGCTCCACCAGTGCACTATCGCTTTCTCCTTTTTTCCTATTATCAGCTTTGTTTGCACCaaaccaacttcttctgtttgGTTTCCGTCCACATCTCATAGCTCAGTCTCGTAGCGATGTTGCGGTTCAAAAACAAATTCAAGTTCGGCTCCTCGACCCCAGTAACGCCTAACGGCTCGGATAAGGAAGGAGTGTCGCCCGAAGTATCACTCCATTCCGACGGTTCTCCACGAAACTCAGTCGATTCTCGCCGCACCATCTCCgtcaacaacttggctgACAATGTGCTGAAGCTCTCGGTCAATGGCACCCTGGACCTGCtgaattctacaagaaaacaagatccTCCACATGATGACCTCCATCTAGCTCCAGCATCCATCAACACCCAGCCTTCTTCGACTTCCTTGTCGACGCAAAGCACATCTGCCGTGACCATCAACACCGCCAGCACTCATTCGTCAGAAGGAACCGTAGCTCCACCTGCTTCGGCCGGTACTCTGACACTGACACTGACCCTGTCTCTGACTTTGGCTCCAACGAACGCTTCAGTGCCCGTTCCAGTGCCCAACCTCGACGACCAGGCTGCTTCGTCAAACCCTGGGCTTTTGACAGTCAAAATCTATAACTCCAACAACATCGCATTGCCcatcaaaatcaacaacaacaaacaGATCTTGCACGCGTTGGCCGTTAACTCCAACAACGAAGCTATCAGCCAACAGCTcctcaagaacttgaacgCTTTGGAAAACTCACGTGATTCCACCCCTACCCAATCCCATAACGATATAGACAACGACATTGAAGCTGCAACAAGCGATACGTCTCCTAGACTTAACGGCAATAGCAGCACTGGTTCTCATGAATATTTACAAGGAGCTATCGCTACCAATTTCTTGCCCTCCATCATTACTATTCCCAATGCTGAGAATTTGGTGAAGTCGTTGCTCTACTTAACAATAGAGTTCGACAACAACGTCTTGGTCATTGAACCTCAAAAGGGTACTGTAAATCAGTCTACTTGGAACCAGGTAGTTTCTTTCGACGTGACGAAAAAGTCTTCGAAttccaatttcaacaatggaCCCACTTCCCCCAACTCTCATTCTCATTCCAACGGAACGTCTTCGACGGGATCTaactttctcaacttgaacttgttcatcaGATTGCCCAACATGCTTATTCCGGATTCGGAAAAGACGTCGAAGAAACATTTGTTCACCAACACAAGCTCTTCGGATAGTCCTGCCAATATTGGCGATTTGCTTATCGGTACCATCAAGTTAccattgaacttgaaatacCATACCAAATCCATCCGCTTGATGAATCACGAGTATTTGAAGTTCACCAAATTCAACACTGAGCTCAACGAGGCTATAGCCAAGGAAATGGGCGAGATCATGTTAACCATAGAGTTCAAGCCCATCACTAAGAAACATCTTTCCATTGAGGAGTTTGATCTTTTGAAAGTCATTGGTAAAGGAtcttttggaaaagttATGCAAGTTGTCAAGAAAGACACTAAACAAATCTATGCATTAAAGACTATACGTAAACAGCATATAGTGTCGAGAATGGAGGTGACGCATACTTTGGCCGAGAGAACAGTTTTAGCCAGAATCAACAACCCTTTCATTGTTCCTTTGAAGTTCTCGTTCCAGAGTCCAGAAAAGTTGTATTTGGTATTATCGTTCATTAACGGAGGTGAATTGTTCTGGCATTTGCAGAGAGAAGGCAAGTTCTCTATGGATAGATCCAGGTTCTACATTGCTGAATTGTTAACAGCATTGGAAAGCTTACATGAACTAAATGTCATTTACAGAGACTTGAAGCCAGAAAACATCTTGTTAGATTACCAAGGTCATATAGCCTTATGCGATTTTGGCTTGTGTAAGTTGAACATGAGCAACGACGACAAAACCAACACATTCTGTGGAACTCCAGAGTATTTGGCTCCagagttgttgttgaaccaAGGTTATACCAGAAGTGTTGATTGGTGGACCTTGGGAACGTTATTGTACGAAATGTTGACTGGTTTACCACCATTTTATGATGACGATGTTCCTACTATGTACAGAAAGATATTGCAAAATCCATTACGGTTCCCTTCGTTCTTGGAGGGAACCGATGCCCAGGACTTGTTGGTTAAGTTGTTACAGAAGGATCCAAACTTGAGAATGAACGATGCTCATGAGATCAAGAACCATCCCTTCTTCAAGGACATCGACtggaacaagttgttgaacaagagcTACTTGCCTCCTTTCAAGCCAAATGTAGAGAACTTATTGGATACATCCAACTTTGACCAGGACTTCACCAACGAACAGCCACAAGACTCTGTGgttgatgatttcttgacGGAAAGTGTTCAGAAACAGTTTGGTGGATGGACTTACAATGGCGAGGGAGTGTTTTAAAATAGAATTGATTCACATTGTCATTTTAGGTAGAATTAACAATAAATTAGAAATACGATTAATATAGAGCTATTAAGGTAGAGATTAGTGAAAAATGGCTATTAGACTGTTAGAATAGCCATATATGAAAAAAGTACCAGCAGACATTTCTTGTATTGCCTGGTTTCacttgttggacttgacgGAAATTCTATTCGGTTTCTTATCTATTAGCTGCGTCGTTGTAAGTTGCACCGCTTCGTCCTGGGAACCTCTTACCACCAGTCTTACTATTGGGATTCGTCTTGCCTGGTTCCAAAGGCGCACCATGCTTGAAATTCTCTCTTCCCTGAGGATAGTTACCCTGGctgattctttcttcatctctCTTTAAGTACTGCTGGTACGCTGGATTGAGATGCTCAGGATTGGCACGTGTGATGTCTACAATTGAAGGTTTTACATAGTACGTGTTTGGAGGTGGCcctgagcttccaaagccTTGTTGTGGTGGGTAGTTCTGTGGAACAGCGCTGTATCCTCCGTTACCATAGCCTTGTTGCAGCCAGGATTCACTACTATAGCCCTGCGAATAGTCCTGCTTGGAATCAGGCAGAAAGCTACCTTGCTGCTGGTAGTTCTGATTATTGTACTGTTGATATCCCTGCTGATTATAGTCTTGATTATAGCCCTGTTGAGTATGCACCTGTGGGCTCTGGTTATTTTGCTGAGGGAGTGGCTCAGGAGGACGTTGAAACTCGTTCTCACTGTAGGGGGGAGGAGCCGCATCGTGGTAATTATTGTGCGAGTTAGCGGCAGCAGAACCAGAGTCCCTAGAAGCTTCAGTTGCTTCAGCCTGCTTCTGTTTTTCTGACATTGATGAAGTtatggaattgaaggaCTATACTATAGAGGCCAGATATTTCATTCAAGTCGTGAAAGGAGCCTGAAATATGAAA from Scheffersomyces stipitis CBS 6054 chromosome 2, complete sequence encodes the following:
- a CDS encoding ATP-binding cassette transporter activity (go_component membrane~go_funtion ATP binding~go_process transport) produces the protein MTDHLTDTSLAIETDHLTYKFAGTSKIGLEDITLQIPWGSTNLIVGPNGAGKSTLLKILAGKTLIKKGSLKIGGFDPFEFRIDRNEQHNSDINNYITYLGTEWAANSVVKRDIPVNLLISSIGGESYSERRDELLDILDIDPDWSMLRISDGERRRVQIAMGLVKPWKLLLLDEVTIDLDVIVRQRLLEFLKKECVERRCCVVYATHIFDGLGKKWCDRIIHLDAGIKVDDFEIEKVRFVNNQEEKVSFEDDTVRVQYVESLHPLAVYWLQRDLDARGSREEEKIKMKQRHNDWNNARDGKYFDADESQLAKYFRATRNI
- a CDS encoding predicted protein; translation: MNESFNRSHDLPIIEDVENQPLLDNTREIENTNSIENQLKSAKSDLQHRKRGPTTPLAASMNDHVVLRRKLDRPASQIRYLEFGSNELLEAKYQSWALAEQLKRNEELVRFLELEMKFAEEQPPL
- the YPK2 gene encoding Serine/threonine-protein kinase (Serine/threonine protein kinase with similarity to protein kinase~go_funtion protein kinase activity; ATP binding; protein serine/threonine kinase activity~go_process protein amino acid phosphorylation); this encodes MLRFKNKFKFGSSTPVTPNGSDKEGVSPEVSLHSDGSPRNSVDSRRTISVNNLADNVSKLSVNGTSDSSNSTRKQDPPHDDLHLAPASINTQPSSTSLSTQSTSAAASSNPGLLTVKIYNSNNIALPIKINNNKQILHALAVNSNNEAISQQLLKNLNALENSPATSDTSPRLNGNSSTGSHEYLQGAIATNFLPSIITIPNAENLVKSLLYLTIEFDNNVLVIEPQKGTVNQSTWNQVVSFDVTKKSSNSNFNNGPTSPNSHSHSNGTSSTGSNFLNLNLFIRLPNMLIPDSEKTSKKHLFTNTSSSDSPANIGDLLIGTIKLPLNLKYHTKSIRLMNHEYLKFTKFNTELNEAIAKEMGEIMLTIEFKPITKKHLSIEEFDLLKVIGKGSFGKVMQVVKKDTKQIYALKTIRKQHIVSRMEVTHTLAERTVLARINNPFIVPLKFSFQSPEKLYLVLSFINGGELFWHLQREGKFSMDRSRFYIAELLTALESLHELNVIYRDLKPENILLDYQGHIALCDFGLCKLNMSNDDKTNTFCGTPEYLAPELLLNQGYTRSVDWWTLGTLLYEMLTGLPPFYDDDVPTMYRKILQNPLRFPSFLEGTDAQDLLVKLLQKDPNLRMNDAHEIKNHPFFKDIDWNKLLNKSYLPPFKPNVENLLDTSNFDQDFTNEQPQDSVVDDFLTESVQKQFGGWTYNGEGVF